Proteins encoded in a region of the bacterium genome:
- a CDS encoding NAD(P)H-binding protein: MLVVPLPRRILLLGASSHTGERVARRLARHGVHVRAMTRDTKSPIAQGLAAARCEIVEGDANRRWKIWEALEGCDAMVSCSHIRHAEVCIQACHRVGVERLVCMSSTRRFSTFKTPDVNEVMAAEALLTECDREWTIIRPTMIFGGRRDDNITRLVKWTSRHTWFPVFGKGNNLVQPVFVEDLVDALVETLRRPDTSHHDYTLGGPEAIEYNDFIRQIAEAQGRAIRLVHVPLKLAMWSATVMPNFLRPLGVTPDVIRRMQEDKNVGIDRARDDLDFNPRPFSEAMSWKISGNAEVEAIYPTEGGQAWSASHPD, translated from the coding sequence ATGCTGGTAGTCCCGCTCCCCCGCCGAATCCTGCTGCTGGGCGCCTCGAGCCACACGGGCGAGCGTGTCGCGCGCCGCCTTGCTCGACACGGCGTGCATGTGCGCGCGATGACCCGCGACACGAAGTCGCCAATCGCCCAGGGACTGGCCGCCGCACGCTGCGAGATCGTCGAGGGCGACGCGAATCGCCGCTGGAAGATCTGGGAAGCGCTCGAAGGTTGCGACGCCATGGTGTCGTGCTCGCACATCCGCCACGCCGAGGTCTGCATCCAGGCCTGTCACCGCGTCGGCGTCGAACGCCTGGTCTGCATGTCATCCACGCGCCGTTTCTCGACCTTCAAGACACCCGACGTGAACGAAGTCATGGCAGCCGAGGCGCTGCTGACCGAATGCGACCGCGAGTGGACGATCATTCGTCCCACGATGATCTTCGGCGGCCGTCGCGATGACAACATCACGAGACTGGTCAAATGGACCAGCCGCCACACGTGGTTCCCCGTCTTCGGCAAAGGCAACAACCTCGTCCAGCCCGTGTTCGTGGAGGACCTGGTGGATGCGCTCGTGGAAACGCTGCGCCGCCCGGACACGTCGCATCACGATTACACCCTGGGCGGGCCGGAGGCGATCGAGTACAACGACTTCATCCGGCAGATCGCCGAGGCCCAGGGTCGGGCAATTCGCCTCGTGCATGTTCCACTGAAGCTCGCGATGTGGTCGGCCACCGTGATGCCGAACTTCCTCCGTCCGCTGGGCGTTACCCCCGACGTCATCCGCCGCATGCAGGAAGACAAGAACGTCGGCATCGATCGGGCCCGCGACGATCTGGACTTCAATCCGAGACCGTTCTCCGAGGCGATGTCCTGGAAAATCAGCGGCAACGCCGAGGTGGAGGCGATCTACCCCACCGAAGGAGGCCAAGCATGGTCGGCCTCCCATCCCGACTGA
- a CDS encoding M23 family metallopeptidase, whose product MQADATFQWRRLNCTPEGEPLVPAVRALAVSPAGRLAVGTQGQGLLVRDPGANGRWRRWTKESGLPWRHVSALAFSGEKLWIGTAGGALALLEGLNDREPEIRTISQGDRVHRYVSAISATERAIWVATTDGLLRFDPGGELEDQFGDAHLENVYATALRTGGPILIVGHLAGGSVSYDEGETWHPLMPRLPEDPKRRRVRDIRLLHRQWLLATDGGVGWSNDSGSSWHFFEKGPGTLPARHFSSWPASSLAVATPDGIVRFSEIGTGLTEKTKAELISNAAWEPASDAHALLRPDDVQLIGTSAGLFEYAERKPQKSWEEPQEIRLEKPEPWPFLSLRRPIDRTQQPYLDQTYLFATTCEGEFRPHRGVEFNAPPGTPIVACAAGQVVRVTAPEDGNRVFIDHGEVIPGWIMTTVYVHGRALYVREGMEVKAGKHIADAGAVGRATNSHLHFEVEWRRTGESLDLAKPSNPELWLEPAEPGFGALALRSPRGQRLPSATVRGPVKPFPFCTPFLEAQTPDESLQNDTPGSGWLVIGDLPAGRHVLRWRDEARDDLFVMEVEAGRLSLGTMAEPSGA is encoded by the coding sequence ATGCAAGCTGACGCAACCTTCCAATGGCGCCGTCTCAACTGCACGCCGGAGGGCGAGCCGCTCGTCCCGGCGGTTCGGGCGCTTGCCGTGTCCCCCGCAGGCCGGCTGGCGGTCGGTACCCAGGGCCAGGGCCTGCTGGTGCGCGATCCCGGCGCCAACGGACGGTGGCGGCGGTGGACCAAGGAGTCCGGCCTACCCTGGCGGCATGTCTCGGCACTGGCATTCAGCGGCGAGAAACTGTGGATTGGCACGGCGGGCGGCGCGCTCGCCCTGCTCGAAGGCCTCAACGATCGCGAGCCGGAGATCCGGACAATCAGCCAGGGCGACCGCGTGCACCGCTACGTCTCCGCCATCAGCGCCACCGAGCGCGCCATCTGGGTGGCGACGACGGATGGGCTGCTGCGCTTCGATCCCGGTGGCGAACTGGAGGATCAATTCGGCGACGCTCACCTGGAAAACGTCTACGCGACGGCCCTGCGAACCGGCGGACCAATCCTGATCGTCGGGCATCTGGCCGGCGGGTCGGTCAGCTACGACGAGGGCGAAACCTGGCATCCACTGATGCCGCGCCTGCCGGAGGACCCAAAACGCCGCCGCGTGCGCGACATTCGCCTCCTGCACCGGCAGTGGTTGCTGGCAACGGACGGCGGCGTCGGATGGTCGAACGATTCGGGCAGCTCGTGGCACTTCTTCGAGAAAGGCCCCGGGACACTTCCCGCCCGGCACTTCAGCAGTTGGCCGGCCTCGAGCCTGGCCGTGGCGACACCGGACGGCATCGTCCGGTTCAGCGAAATCGGCACAGGGCTGACCGAGAAGACAAAGGCGGAACTCATCTCGAACGCCGCCTGGGAGCCCGCCAGCGACGCCCACGCGCTGCTGCGACCGGATGACGTGCAACTAATCGGCACCAGCGCGGGCCTCTTCGAGTACGCTGAGCGCAAGCCGCAGAAGTCCTGGGAAGAGCCACAAGAGATTCGCCTCGAAAAGCCCGAGCCGTGGCCATTCTTATCGCTGCGGCGGCCGATCGACCGCACCCAGCAGCCTTACCTGGACCAGACATACCTCTTCGCAACGACGTGCGAGGGCGAATTCCGCCCCCACCGCGGAGTCGAGTTCAACGCGCCGCCGGGGACACCGATTGTCGCCTGCGCCGCGGGGCAAGTGGTGCGGGTAACGGCCCCGGAGGATGGGAATCGTGTCTTCATCGACCACGGCGAGGTCATCCCCGGCTGGATCATGACGACGGTTTACGTCCACGGACGGGCATTGTACGTTCGCGAAGGCATGGAGGTGAAGGCTGGCAAGCACATCGCCGACGCCGGCGCCGTCGGTCGGGCGACAAACAGCCACCTCCATTTCGAGGTCGAATGGCGTCGGACCGGCGAAAGCCTGGACCTGGCGAAGCCCTCGAACCCGGAGCTCTGGCTGGAACCCGCGGAGCCGGGCTTCGGCGCGCTGGCCCTCCGATCGCCAAGGGGACAGCGACTGCCCTCCGCCACGGTACGTGGCCCGGTGAAGCCATTCCCCTTCTGCACGCCGTTCCTGGAGGCGCAGACGCCCGACGAGAGCCTGCAAAACGATACGCCGGGATCGGGGTGGCTTGTAATCGGTGATTTACCCGCGGGGCGCCATGTGCTGCGCTGGAGAGATGAAGCGCGGGACGATCTCTTCGTAATGGAAGTGGAGGCCGGGCGATTGAGTTTGGGAACGATGGCGGAACCGAGTGGAGCCTGA
- a CDS encoding DegT/DnrJ/EryC1/StrS family aminotransferase has product MTWKVPLTTPTIGEEEKRALMRVLDGGWLPMGPEVEAFEREFAETLGVPHAIATSNGTDGLAMCYDALGVAPGNQVAMSGLTFVASMNVALRRGQIPLLIDITSEDDLTLSVKDLQEKMSPDVHLIVTMPYGGFPCDIQPILELGRRYRVPVLEDAGHGILANYNDRFLGTNGAAGVFSFFASENLTTGEGGMIVTSDRAIAERLRLIRNHGMTRSSYDFFHHGPSDYDIIVAGHNFRMDDMRGAIGREQLRRLHDTTRRRRETAELIKTGILDRTTDIRFPSSGARGKGASYHLLVALLPKEVDRNMFMRRMADRGIQTSVHYKPLHRFTHVQGIWPREPHLPILESVEKRLVTLPLSPSMTEKQIELVIDSTVESLA; this is encoded by the coding sequence ATGACCTGGAAGGTTCCGCTCACAACTCCGACGATCGGCGAAGAAGAGAAGCGCGCCCTGATGCGCGTGCTCGACGGCGGCTGGCTGCCGATGGGCCCCGAGGTTGAAGCATTCGAGCGCGAGTTTGCGGAGACGCTCGGCGTCCCCCACGCAATTGCGACATCCAATGGGACCGATGGGCTGGCGATGTGCTACGATGCGCTGGGCGTCGCGCCGGGCAACCAGGTCGCCATGTCGGGACTGACGTTTGTCGCGTCGATGAATGTGGCCCTCCGCCGCGGGCAGATTCCCCTGCTGATCGACATCACAAGCGAAGACGACCTGACTCTCTCCGTGAAGGACCTGCAGGAGAAGATGAGTCCGGACGTGCACCTGATCGTGACGATGCCCTACGGCGGCTTCCCATGCGACATCCAGCCCATCCTGGAGCTGGGACGACGCTATCGCGTGCCGGTGCTGGAAGACGCCGGACACGGAATTCTTGCGAATTACAATGATCGCTTTCTTGGCACGAACGGTGCCGCCGGTGTGTTTTCATTCTTCGCGAGCGAAAACCTCACGACCGGCGAAGGCGGCATGATCGTGACCAGCGATCGCGCGATCGCCGAGCGTCTCCGCCTGATCCGCAATCACGGCATGACGCGCTCGAGCTACGATTTCTTCCACCACGGCCCCAGCGATTACGACATCATCGTGGCCGGTCATAATTTCCGGATGGACGACATGCGCGGGGCGATCGGACGCGAGCAACTTCGTCGTCTGCACGACACGACACGGCGACGGCGCGAGACGGCGGAACTTATCAAGACCGGGATCCTGGACCGCACAACGGATATTCGATTCCCATCATCCGGTGCGCGCGGCAAAGGCGCCAGCTATCATCTGCTGGTGGCGCTGCTGCCAAAGGAAGTCGATCGCAACATGTTCATGCGCCGCATGGCGGATCGCGGCATTCAGACGAGCGTGCACTACAAGCCACTGCATCGCTTCACACACGTGCAGGGCATCTGGCCGCGCGAACCGCATCTTCCCATTCTTGAATCCGTGGAGAAGCGCCTGGTCACGCTTCCGCTCAGTCCATCCATGACAGAAAAACAGATCGAACTGGTGATCGACAGCACGGTCGAATCGCTGGCCTGA
- a CDS encoding fibronectin type III domain-containing protein gives MSTANKTTILMRSLIAAVALIAALIAGAPTLKAQPAPPTVMPLFFTAVVGGDLPYGRRVLLRWYTMDNVGDLESAVIFRTDGSGNRVKLSVVKPVRNEAAVLGLFARPGEHRIRRDANEVLTRIFGPDAALDENFGARVIELLEGTDDSDFGASRRLFLVQGNYGFALAEGLGYLDFVDPGNGPYEYELWEGDAAGNPMRAIGDISVAVSTPDELPAPTNLREVQLVARDGATPALANNQRIYLNWDVPPELESLGPISFGYNVYRLDRFLNTGETFDDVENEVHKINDAPILAPSPIEGEDPSQTYIYVDAGDWLEGGDLLPVGATYTYFVRARDLLGQEGVPSDPLKTTVRDTEGPGTPDGLAIISDLDANTEPILQAMWNQVDDAAGYRLYRYQDYTHVSRRGPFADIGGLTEGLIADVAPPANPGDKVRFLDMDVNNSQLGKTFWYCVSAVDLAGNESPLSPPSYGAIDDVTGPSLSDNIGYCVTVNNLGVEASRVDKTGLPSPGYWDPSLKFVPNDPIVVIGRAYRLFPGNPDVLVAEIHFDGRANEVKYASDPMPWVTTQAELPTYRFEFVAIDGKTASATQGPPSEWLPGDERPEFVGVAYPGPAEGQACGDLEVPDMVWVTPGGNEPPVDFDVPCGEGVESVRLYRSLDGCQTYDFVGEFPCEGGTINIPDDFHIEGMAEVCYQFRGVDEHGNIGPAYTSPITFTIAGEIPNPTMIEVVATGTWENPGVDLVWMGPEAGVNHYRVFFSQFSEDPERPLEFAVYDLNYDPSTSEFVQKTSFIDRDGTILDPAAEYEVRVEAVLGNGVSKASNVIPFQWGAAALQEGEFKWPPRPLPPTVMHPYPLAFFFMEDKGMLVRINREPLRYDKNYVIEALVPQPPFMVWRQRTDVPDQPWIPVSPVIESIKTNFGALVDPFFRIRPDSNGYHLFFLDNSGHAVNAEYDYLLLDLNEETYEIDRMIGPIPSSTVMTP, from the coding sequence GTGTCGACTGCGAATAAGACAACGATCCTGATGCGATCACTGATCGCTGCCGTGGCGTTGATCGCCGCACTGATTGCGGGCGCACCAACGCTGAAGGCCCAGCCTGCGCCCCCGACCGTGATGCCGCTGTTCTTCACCGCGGTTGTCGGTGGCGACTTGCCCTATGGCCGGCGTGTGCTGTTGCGCTGGTATACGATGGACAACGTGGGAGACCTGGAATCCGCCGTGATTTTCCGCACGGACGGTTCGGGCAATCGCGTGAAACTCTCCGTCGTGAAACCCGTGCGCAACGAAGCGGCTGTCCTCGGCCTGTTTGCGCGGCCGGGCGAACATCGTATTCGCCGCGATGCGAACGAAGTGCTGACGCGCATCTTCGGGCCCGACGCGGCGCTGGATGAGAATTTCGGTGCGCGCGTGATCGAGCTCCTGGAAGGCACTGACGATTCCGACTTTGGCGCTTCGCGGCGACTGTTCCTGGTGCAGGGCAACTACGGCTTCGCCCTGGCTGAGGGCCTCGGCTATCTCGACTTCGTCGATCCGGGCAATGGCCCGTATGAGTATGAACTATGGGAAGGCGACGCGGCCGGAAATCCGATGCGTGCGATCGGCGATATCAGTGTCGCCGTTTCCACTCCGGATGAATTGCCCGCTCCGACGAATCTCCGCGAGGTCCAGTTGGTCGCGCGCGATGGAGCGACGCCGGCCCTGGCAAATAATCAGCGCATCTACCTGAACTGGGATGTGCCGCCGGAACTGGAGTCGCTTGGGCCGATCAGCTTCGGTTACAATGTCTATCGTCTGGATCGTTTTCTCAATACTGGCGAGACATTCGATGACGTGGAGAACGAGGTTCACAAGATCAACGACGCGCCGATTCTGGCGCCGTCTCCGATCGAGGGCGAAGACCCCAGCCAGACCTACATCTACGTCGATGCCGGCGATTGGCTGGAAGGCGGCGACCTTCTTCCCGTCGGGGCAACGTACACATACTTCGTGCGTGCGCGGGACCTGCTCGGCCAGGAAGGCGTTCCGAGCGATCCACTCAAGACGACGGTGCGCGATACGGAAGGCCCCGGAACGCCGGATGGTCTTGCGATCATTTCCGATCTCGATGCGAACACCGAACCGATTCTGCAGGCCATGTGGAACCAGGTCGACGATGCAGCGGGCTATCGCCTGTATCGCTATCAGGACTACACGCACGTCAGTCGTCGCGGGCCGTTTGCCGATATCGGCGGCTTGACCGAAGGCTTGATTGCCGATGTCGCGCCGCCTGCGAATCCGGGCGACAAGGTTCGCTTCCTTGACATGGATGTGAATAACAGCCAGTTGGGCAAGACGTTCTGGTACTGCGTTTCCGCCGTCGATCTTGCCGGCAATGAGAGTCCACTCTCTCCGCCCAGCTATGGCGCGATCGACGATGTGACGGGTCCTTCGCTCAGCGACAACATCGGGTATTGCGTGACAGTTAACAATCTTGGCGTGGAAGCGAGCCGCGTCGACAAGACGGGCCTTCCATCGCCCGGCTACTGGGATCCGTCGCTGAAGTTCGTTCCCAACGATCCGATCGTCGTGATCGGTCGTGCGTATCGACTGTTCCCCGGCAATCCCGATGTGCTTGTTGCGGAGATTCACTTCGATGGCCGCGCGAATGAAGTGAAGTACGCGAGCGATCCGATGCCGTGGGTGACGACGCAGGCGGAATTGCCGACCTATCGTTTCGAGTTTGTTGCGATCGATGGGAAGACAGCGTCTGCGACCCAAGGTCCGCCAAGCGAGTGGCTTCCCGGCGACGAGCGCCCGGAGTTCGTGGGTGTTGCCTATCCGGGACCGGCTGAAGGCCAGGCCTGCGGCGATCTTGAAGTTCCCGACATGGTTTGGGTGACGCCCGGTGGCAATGAACCGCCGGTGGATTTTGATGTTCCCTGCGGCGAAGGTGTGGAATCGGTTCGCCTCTATCGCAGTCTCGATGGGTGCCAGACCTATGATTTTGTGGGCGAGTTCCCCTGCGAGGGCGGAACGATCAACATTCCGGATGACTTCCATATCGAGGGCATGGCGGAGGTGTGCTATCAGTTCCGCGGCGTGGACGAGCATGGCAACATCGGGCCGGCCTACACCAGCCCGATCACGTTCACGATCGCCGGCGAGATTCCGAATCCCACGATGATCGAAGTTGTCGCCACCGGCACGTGGGAGAATCCCGGAGTCGACCTGGTCTGGATGGGCCCGGAGGCTGGCGTGAATCACTACCGCGTGTTTTTCTCGCAGTTCAGTGAAGATCCCGAGCGACCTTTGGAATTCGCGGTTTACGATCTCAACTACGATCCCTCGACTTCCGAGTTCGTCCAGAAGACAAGCTTCATCGACCGCGACGGGACCATTCTGGATCCGGCCGCGGAGTATGAAGTGCGCGTCGAGGCTGTTCTTGGAAACGGCGTTTCGAAGGCCAGCAACGTGATCCCGTTCCAATGGGGAGCGGCGGCGTTGCAGGAGGGCGAGTTCAAGTGGCCGCCCCGTCCGTTGCCGCCAACCGTCATGCACCCGTACCCCTTGGCGTTCTTCTTTATGGAAGACAAGGGCATGCTGGTGCGGATCAATCGCGAGCCGTTGCGCTACGACAAGAACTACGTGATTGAAGCACTGGTCCCGCAACCGCCGTTTATGGTCTGGCGTCAGCGTACGGATGTGCCGGATCAGCCCTGGATTCCGGTTTCGCCAGTGATTGAATCGATCAAGACGAACTTCGGTGCGTTGGTGGATCCGTTCTTCCGCATTCGACCGGACTCAAATGGCTATCACCTGTTCTTCCTCGACAACTCCGGTCATGCAGTCAACGCGGAGTACGATTACCTGCTCCTCGATCTGAACGAGGAAACCTATGAAATCGACCGCATGATCGGACCGATACCATCGTCCACCGTGATGACGCCCTGA
- a CDS encoding glycosyltransferase family 4 protein: MAEAKQAKKKARETRAPRILQLCAVDFTVRQFLAPLALDLQNQHKCEVDVACTPGPHWDELKSWGLNMIPLKIARSRNLISHIFSAFRLFFLLKKKKYDIVHVHTPIASYIARPVARLAGVNTIIYTAHGFYFHDRMPKRKRFFHILLEKLAAKFHDYLFCVSGEDALAAERLKIDAPSHIYTIRNGVDVAKYDRNLVKWKGPERRKELGIPEEAPVITIIGRMTAEKGFFEFLQAAPIIREEFPDAHFLIIGDTLSSERDRIKRKLQKLAEVPELQGHVHMVGLRSDVPDLLAASTVFTLPSHREGLPVSIIEAMMMGLPVVATRIRGCREEIQDGASGFLVDVGKADELADAVKYLLRHPDTATKMGASGRRRALDIYGLEPVLSAQWSVYERIIRERVKCW, encoded by the coding sequence ATGGCTGAAGCGAAACAGGCGAAGAAGAAGGCGCGCGAAACCAGGGCGCCCAGGATTCTGCAACTGTGCGCCGTGGACTTCACGGTGCGGCAGTTTCTTGCGCCCCTAGCTCTGGACCTGCAGAATCAGCACAAATGCGAGGTCGATGTCGCCTGTACCCCGGGTCCCCATTGGGACGAGCTGAAGTCCTGGGGCCTCAATATGATCCCGCTCAAGATCGCGCGTTCCCGGAATCTCATCAGCCACATCTTCAGCGCCTTCCGCCTCTTCTTCCTCCTAAAGAAGAAAAAGTACGACATCGTGCACGTGCATACGCCGATCGCCTCGTACATCGCGCGCCCGGTGGCGCGCCTGGCAGGCGTGAACACGATCATCTACACGGCCCACGGATTCTACTTCCACGATCGGATGCCGAAGAGAAAACGCTTCTTCCACATCCTGCTGGAGAAGCTCGCCGCGAAGTTTCACGATTACCTGTTCTGCGTCAGTGGCGAGGACGCCTTGGCCGCTGAGCGCCTGAAGATCGATGCCCCCTCGCATATCTACACAATCCGCAACGGCGTCGATGTGGCGAAGTACGACCGCAACCTCGTGAAATGGAAAGGCCCGGAACGCCGCAAGGAATTGGGCATCCCGGAGGAAGCGCCGGTCATCACGATCATCGGTCGCATGACCGCAGAGAAGGGCTTCTTCGAATTCCTGCAGGCCGCACCGATCATTCGCGAAGAATTTCCCGACGCGCATTTCCTGATCATCGGCGATACGCTGTCCAGCGAACGCGACCGAATTAAGCGCAAGCTCCAAAAACTGGCCGAGGTGCCGGAACTGCAGGGCCACGTCCACATGGTTGGCCTGCGCAGCGACGTGCCCGATCTCCTGGCAGCCTCGACGGTCTTTACATTGCCCTCGCACCGCGAAGGCCTTCCCGTCTCGATCATCGAGGCCATGATGATGGGCCTGCCGGTTGTGGCGACGCGGATTCGCGGCTGCCGCGAGGAAATCCAGGACGGCGCCTCCGGTTTCCTGGTCGATGTCGGCAAGGCCGATGAACTGGCCGACGCCGTGAAGTACCTGCTTCGCCATCCCGACACGGCAACAAAGATGGGGGCCTCGGGCCGGCGGCGCGCGCTGGATATTTATGGGCTGGAGCCCGTTCTGAGCGCGCAGTGGAGCGTTTACGAGAGAATCATCCGGGAGCGCGTCAAATGCTGGTAG
- a CDS encoding DUF309 domain-containing protein yields MSFDDPIEFPAEYLAYFDRFNDRDFFEAHEVLEDLWVVEVGELRDYYKGLIMIAAAFHQWRRGRCRGAYKLFRDGRAYLATYPALYQGFELKGFLAEMDKVFRPLVSRHGQDCPAPSDEQLPWLALVHTAE; encoded by the coding sequence ATGTCTTTTGACGACCCCATCGAGTTCCCCGCCGAGTATCTGGCATACTTCGATCGATTCAATGACCGCGACTTCTTCGAGGCCCACGAGGTCCTCGAAGATCTTTGGGTCGTGGAGGTTGGGGAACTGCGCGATTACTACAAGGGACTGATCATGATCGCGGCTGCGTTTCATCAATGGCGGCGCGGGCGGTGTCGTGGGGCGTACAAGCTGTTTCGGGATGGTCGTGCTTATCTGGCCACATATCCGGCGCTGTACCAGGGATTTGAGTTGAAGGGATTCCTTGCCGAAATGGATAAGGTCTTTCGGCCGCTCGTGAGCCGCCACGGCCAGGATTGCCCTGCTCCGTCGGACGAGCAGCTTCCGTGGCTTGCGCTTGTTCATACCGCGGAGTAG
- a CDS encoding ABC transporter permease: protein MHKMRSLLTMMGVIFGIAAVIATSAIGAGAAEELNRQLAMLGTNTIRVRALELKGAEALAAMRRSPNGLTRGDAASIREILGQNVTYIAPLKKAELEAFSSGRSLPAEIFGTNEDLPGIMGYEVAEGRFLTSIDTEESKQVCVIGEEVRREAFPLVDPLGQRLLISGQYYTVVGVLQPRSMGGVKTVIDVGNVDRCIYLPINSLIRRLGQGEAQADKLDEIVLKVRDAATLRETSQVVGDILERRHSQITDFEIVVPEELIRQQQETESILSNVLMFVAAISLLVGGIGIMNIMLATVTQRTREIGVRRALGATRRDILGQFIIESLIISLLGGILGIGLGYGLANLIGQYADWETIIPLQAVLIANGVAAGVGFLFGLYPSLKAAQLDPIEALRTE from the coding sequence ATGCACAAGATGCGGTCGCTGCTGACGATGATGGGAGTGATCTTCGGCATCGCGGCGGTGATTGCAACGTCGGCTATCGGCGCCGGCGCCGCGGAAGAACTGAACCGCCAGTTGGCCATGTTGGGAACGAATACGATTCGCGTGCGTGCGCTCGAACTGAAAGGCGCGGAGGCGCTGGCCGCAATGCGACGCTCGCCAAATGGACTGACTCGCGGAGATGCCGCCTCGATCCGCGAGATTCTCGGGCAGAATGTCACCTACATCGCGCCGCTGAAGAAGGCGGAACTGGAGGCCTTCTCGAGTGGCCGCAGCCTGCCGGCCGAGATCTTCGGCACCAACGAAGACCTGCCCGGTATCATGGGGTACGAAGTCGCCGAGGGGCGCTTCCTGACATCCATCGATACAGAAGAAAGTAAACAGGTTTGCGTGATCGGCGAGGAGGTGCGGCGCGAGGCCTTCCCTCTGGTCGATCCACTCGGACAACGTCTGCTGATTTCGGGGCAGTACTACACGGTTGTCGGGGTGCTGCAGCCGCGCAGCATGGGCGGCGTCAAAACGGTCATCGATGTCGGCAACGTGGATCGTTGTATCTACCTGCCGATCAACTCGCTGATCCGTCGCCTGGGCCAAGGCGAAGCGCAGGCCGATAAACTTGACGAGATTGTTCTGAAAGTGCGGGACGCGGCGACACTGCGCGAGACATCCCAGGTCGTTGGCGATATTCTCGAACGCCGCCACAGCCAGATTACCGACTTTGAAATCGTCGTCCCGGAGGAACTGATCCGCCAGCAGCAGGAAACCGAGTCGATTCTCTCGAACGTGCTGATGTTCGTCGCGGCGATTTCGCTTCTCGTCGGCGGCATCGGCATCATGAACATCATGCTGGCAACCGTGACGCAGCGAACGCGCGAGATTGGCGTGCGACGCGCCCTCGGCGCGACGCGGCGCGATATTCTCGGGCAATTCATCATCGAATCGCTCATCATCAGCCTGCTGGGCGGCATCCTGGGCATCGGATTGGGGTACGGACTCGCCAATCTGATCGGCCAATATGCGGATTGGGAAACCATCATTCCGCTGCAGGCGGTTTTGATTGCGAACGGCGTCGCTGCAGGGGTTGGATTCTTGTTTGGCCTTTATCCGTCATTGAAGGCCGCCCAATTGGATCCCATCGAAGCCTTGCGGACGGAGTAA
- the elbB gene encoding isoprenoid biosynthesis glyoxalase ElbB, translating into MAKKIGVMLSGCGVYDGSEIHEAVLTILALDRANAEIVYIAPNVNQMHVIDHSKGEPAADEARNVFVESARIARGAVKDCANVQGAELDGLFFPGGFGAAKNLCNFATEGPNCVVHPEVERLVREIHEARKPLGFVCIAPAVAARVIGNGVEVTIGNDEGTAQAIEKMGARHINCAVDEAHFDERNRVATSPAYMLPDRLQKIYAGIEKAVNKVVEWAG; encoded by the coding sequence ATGGCAAAGAAAATCGGCGTGATGCTTTCCGGCTGCGGCGTTTACGACGGCAGCGAAATCCACGAGGCAGTGTTGACAATTCTGGCGCTGGATCGCGCCAACGCGGAGATCGTTTACATCGCTCCGAACGTCAACCAGATGCACGTCATCGATCATTCAAAAGGCGAACCGGCAGCGGATGAAGCACGCAACGTCTTCGTAGAATCAGCGCGCATCGCGCGCGGCGCCGTGAAGGACTGCGCCAATGTGCAGGGCGCGGAACTCGACGGGTTATTCTTCCCCGGCGGATTCGGCGCCGCGAAGAACTTGTGCAACTTCGCGACAGAAGGCCCCAACTGCGTCGTCCATCCGGAAGTTGAACGTCTCGTGCGCGAAATACACGAAGCGCGCAAGCCGCTGGGTTTCGTCTGCATCGCCCCGGCAGTGGCTGCAAGGGTCATTGGTAATGGCGTCGAAGTCACGATCGGCAACGATGAAGGAACCGCGCAAGCCATCGAGAAAATGGGCGCCAGGCACATCAACTGCGCCGTCGATGAAGCGCACTTCGACGAACGCAATCGCGTCGCGACGTCCCCGGCCTACATGCTGCCGGACCGCCTGCAGAAGATCTACGCCGGCATCGAGAAGGCTGTAAACAAAGTCGTAGAATGGGCGGGATAA
- the rpsG gene encoding 30S ribosomal protein S7 produces the protein MGRRTIQPGRGLFPDVRYNSLLVAKFINCLMWDGKKLTSEHIFYGAMDKIAEKMEGQEPLEVFNQAMENVKPVLEVKSRRVGGANYQVPVEVKPNRRQALAIRWIITNARGRNEKTMAQRLANELMDAFNNTGGAVKKKEDVLRMAEANKAFAHYRW, from the coding sequence ATGGGTCGCCGGACAATCCAGCCGGGTCGCGGCCTATTCCCCGACGTTCGCTATAACAGCCTGCTCGTCGCGAAGTTCATCAACTGCCTCATGTGGGACGGCAAGAAGCTGACCTCCGAGCACATCTTCTACGGCGCGATGGACAAGATCGCCGAAAAGATGGAAGGCCAGGAGCCCCTCGAGGTCTTCAACCAGGCAATGGAAAACGTCAAGCCGGTGCTCGAAGTCAAGAGCCGGCGCGTCGGCGGTGCCAACTACCAGGTGCCCGTCGAGGTGAAGCCGAACCGTCGCCAGGCCCTTGCGATCCGCTGGATCATCACCAATGCCCGCGGCCGCAACGAGAAGACGATGGCTCAGCGTCTCGCCAACGAACTCATGGACGCCTTCAACAACACCGGCGGCGCCGTGAAGAAGAAGGAAGACGTCCTGCGCATGGCCGAAGCCAACAAGGCCTTCGCCCACTACCGCTGGTAA